Below is a window of Paramisgurnus dabryanus chromosome 20, PD_genome_1.1, whole genome shotgun sequence DNA.
gactGCACAAGTGATCATGTTAGCTGTGGGAAACTGGGCAGTGGGCGTGTCTTacacatagatatgtatataaaggctagatggctcgtccgcgctgatcgccaattgagttgaacgtccgcattttggcggccatcttaggacagggcgctcgctcactcgtagcattgagttttaatgatgcaggtacttttaaatgaccataacttgcttaattttttaccgattttcaaacggattggtttgttataaacgtcaaagatgtacctatgacactgaatacgtatactaaaaataaataaaaaattcatgaaacatgttaaagcatccataattatagccacgttaataacgtttgtaaaaaaccaaaccgtttgtaaatccgtcaagaattcagcaagttacgagcattttagttggcgtatgtcactcaccttccgtccacagcagcagggagcagcactatggcagcactgacctaagatggccgccaagtgacgacacagctgactccgccttgagccatctagcctttatatacatatctatggtcttACATACATGGATGCCTGCCTTGACGCATATCCAATCTGATTGGACGAATCCTTCAAATTTGTTTGAAATACATGCGCATGCGCAGAAAGATGCAGGGTGTCTCGGTGAGTAGTATATTTTGTATCGATCATTTGCCGTTTATAACTTAGTGGTTTTTATGTCGTGCTTATTGTTTAAGTCAAATAATTGTGTATTGTTAGAGGTAGTGTAATCAGTTTTGCAAACAGAAATGTCACGGCAGTATTGATTCTGTTAGTAATGTCAACCGTCTGTATCAGCTCGTAAATGTCAATATAAGTTACACGATATCTGTATGCTGCCATTTTAATGTTAtgactgaaatgtttttgtCATGTTAACGCAAACTTTAGAGCATGTTTGCATGAAAGTTATGGATATACTGACATCTCATTGATTTTCAACCTTTCTCCATATTACATGTGTGTGACAGACAGTGGCAATGAGAACGAGTGAGTTTGATTCTTCAGATGAAGACGATTTTGGCGAGGAAGAAACCACACCTCTCCAGATCTCATGGTaagcagcacacacacacacacacacacacacacacacacacacacacacacacacacctaaatTACTACACATAGCATGTGAGTGACTACTGacttaagtttgtgttttgcaggttGTCTCTGTCAATGGTTGAGTGTTCCCAGTCTCTTGGTATCTGTTCTTTACCAGGTAAAATGAATGAAATGGTTAATGTCTCCATGTGTGTTTGGTTCATAATTCAGATACTCCCTCCTCATTTCAGGATGCAGATATAAAGACATCAGAAGAAACTTGCAGAAAGATGTTGGTAAGTTAGTCTGACACATATTGTAATTGATTGGAAAAATGAATGTAAGGTCTGTTCTAATAGGGTCGTGGAGGGAGAAAGAATGATAGGTCTAAATAATTAAAGCCAGCTAACCatttgataatttattttaaataaaaggatGACTGTATTTAATCtctgttgtgtgtttgtttgtttatgtagCTGAGATATGTAATCAAGGTGTAGAGGACGTGTTTGTATTCTGTACCAGAGGAGAGCTGGTGCGATACAGAGTTCCCTGTCTACTAGAAGCTTATTCCCAGCGTGGCCTCAGAGTGCACCACCTGCCTTTTCCAGACGGGGGCGCACCAGAGCTTTCTCAATGCGTCTGCATACTGGAGGAACTGCAGGACTGCCTGCAGAATCAACGCAGGAC
It encodes the following:
- the cdkn3 gene encoding cyclin-dependent kinase inhibitor 3 isoform X1, with the translated sequence MRMRRKMQGVSTVAMRTSEFDSSDEDDFGEEETTPLQISWLSLSMVECSQSLGICSLPGCRYKDIRRNLQKDVAEICNQGVEDVFVFCTRGELVRYRVPCLLEAYSQRGLRVHHLPFPDGGAPELSQCVCILEELQDCLQNQRRTVIHCYGGLGRSGLIAACLLLQLSVSMTPGKALDILRELRGGGAIQTVKQYNFLHEFREKLEAYQEAKEPLSERSLSR
- the cdkn3 gene encoding cyclin-dependent kinase inhibitor 3 isoform X2, with the protein product MRTSEFDSSDEDDFGEEETTPLQISWLSLSMVECSQSLGICSLPGCRYKDIRRNLQKDVAEICNQGVEDVFVFCTRGELVRYRVPCLLEAYSQRGLRVHHLPFPDGGAPELSQCVCILEELQDCLQNQRRTVIHCYGGLGRSGLIAACLLLQLSVSMTPGKALDILRELRGGGAIQTVKQYNFLHEFREKLEAYQEAKEPLSERSLSR